The segment TCAACATCGGGGGCATCAATCAACCGGTCTTCAGCCAGCGAGTGGTCGAGCACGACATTCGCCTGCGCGAAGGCGAGGTGAACGTGCTCGGTGGCGTGATTGAGCGGACGCATCGAACGTTGAAGACGGGTTGGCCAGGGTTGAGCCAGGTACCGTTCCTTCGTTATTTTTTCTCGGACGAAACCACCGAGACGCTGGAAAACGAAGTGCTGATTGTGTTGACTCCCCGGGTAGTCCGAGTGCCGGAGATTACGGCGGCGAATTTGCGCAGCGTGAATGTGGGGACGGACACGAACCTGAAACTACGCCTGGCAGCAGGGGAGAGGGCAGTGCCCGCCGGGCGTGCGCAACCTCCCCTGGGCGAGGCAAAAGCAACCGCACCGACGCCAGCGCCGGCTCCGACGGGTGCTGCGATGATTCGCTTCGATCCGAATCTTGTGAACGTGCCGAGCGGCCAGCCGTTTGTGGTGAACGTGGTGGTGGACAACGTCAAGGATTTGTTTTCGCTTCCGTTCCTGGTGCAGTACGACGCCAAGGTGATTCAGATTGATGAAGTGCGGCACGGCGGCTTCATGTCGAGCGACGGCCAGGCAGTGGCGATCGTGCAGCGAGTGGATCAAGAGAACGGCGTGGCCATTATTTCTCTTATCCGGCCACCCGGGACAAGCGGCACGAGCGGCAGCGGTGCGGTGGTGGCGCTGGTGGCGCGCAGCTTAGGTAAGGGCCAAACAACGCTTCGCATTCCCCAGGTGAATGCCCGGACGGCGACGCAGGAGACGATTTCGCTCGCCACCGGTGAGTGCGTGGTAGTAGTACAGTAACCGGACAGCAGAGGCTTCGAGTGGGGGCAGGAATTCGCCATCAGCGCGGACTCACGTTGATCGAGTTGGTGATCGCGGTGGCAATCGTGGGAATCCTTGCGGGCCTGGCGTTGCCGATGGCCCGCGTACAGATTCGGCGGCAAAAAGAGGTCGAGCTGCGGCGGGCACTGCGCGAGATGCGGACAGCCATTGACCGTTACAAAGATGCGGCTGACCGTGGTCTCCTCCAGGTGAAACTTGGGACGGAAGGGTACCCGCCCGATTTGGAGACGTTAGTCAAGGGAGTCCAACTGGGCGGGGCGCCGGACCGGCGGGTGCGTTTCTTGAGGAAGATTCCTGTGGATCCGATGACGGGTTACCTCGAATGGGGAATGCGGTCCGTCCAGGATTCGCCGGACGCTGGGAGTTGGGGCGGGCAAAACGTTTTTGACGTGTACAGCCGCAGCACCGCTACCGCCCTCGACGGAACCCGCTATTCGGATTGGTAGTGCAAAGAAGAAGTTCAAGACGCGGATTTACCCTGCTGGAATTGATGGTGGTGATCACGATCATCGTGATTCTGATCAGCATCGCCATTCCTCAATTTCAACGCTCCATCCGGCGCTCGCGGGAAGCCGTGCTCAGGCAAAACCTGACGGCGATGCGCGTGGCCATCGAC is part of the Candidatus Acidiferrales bacterium genome and harbors:
- a CDS encoding prepilin-type N-terminal cleavage/methylation domain-containing protein translates to MGAGIRHQRGLTLIELVIAVAIVGILAGLALPMARVQIRRQKEVELRRALREMRTAIDRYKDAADRGLLQVKLGTEGYPPDLETLVKGVQLGGAPDRRVRFLRKIPVDPMTGYLEWGMRSVQDSPDAGSWGGQNVFDVYSRSTATALDGTRYSDW